Sequence from the Undibacterium piscinae genome:
AAATTTAAACCTGGCAAAGCTTTGAAAGATGCTGTAAACTAATGGTCTTCGTGATGCGGTGACAAGCGTCATGCTTATCAGTTTTCGTGATGGGGCACTTAGCTCAGTTGGTAGAGCGGAGCCCTTACAAGGCTTAGGTCGGGAGTTCGAGCCTCTCAGTGCCCACCATAAAATTGATATAAAGTAGTACATTAGGAGTGGTAGTTCAGCTGGTTAGAATACCGGCCTGTCACGCCGGGGGTCGCGGGTTCGAGTCCCGTCCGCTCCGCCAAAATCTAAAAGGCGAACGAAAGTTCGCCTTTTTTCATATTCGGTAGCAGTTTGTCATAGTGATCGGTTCAGCATGTTTGAATATATTCGCACCCACCAACGTATCATGCAACTTCTTCTGTTGCTGATTATTTTTCCGTCATTTGCTTTCTTTGGTATTGAGAGTTTTACGCGCTCTAGTGGTGCGGATGCTGCTATTGCCACGGTTGCGGGGCACTCTATTAGCCAGCAGGAATTTGATGCTGCCCAGCGTGAGCAGTTGGATCGTTTGCGTCAGATGTACGGTCAGCAGTTTGATTCGAAAATGTTGAGTACGCCTGAAGCGAAGCAGGCAATCTTGGATGAGTTAATTTCACGCAAGGCGATTGCTGTGGAAGTTGTGAAAAACCATTTGTCGGTAAGTGATCAAGGTCTGCAGCAAAATATTCTGGCGACTGCTGGTTTGTCTAAGCCCGATGGTAGTTTCGATACGGATCGCTATAAAAGTTTATTGGCAGCCCAAGGTATGACGCCTGCCATGTATGAACAGCGCTTGCGTCAGGATTTGGCTTTGCAACAGTTGGTCAATGCCGTTCAGGGTTCGGCATTTACTCCAAAGGCCGTGGCTGAACGTATTTCGGCTATTTATGAGCAAGAACGTGAAGTGCAGAAGTTGGATTTTAAAGCTGCTGATTATGTGTCGCAGGTTAAAGTGACCGATGCCATGCTGAAGGCTTATTATGAGAAAAATGCGCAGCAGTTCGAAATTCCGGAGTTGATCAAAGCTGAGTATGTGGTCTTTAATGATGATGCTTTAAGTGCACAGGTCAGTGTTTCTGATTCGGATATTCAATCTCATTACGAGCAAAATAAAAAATCTTATGCTACTGAAGAGCAGCGTCGCGCTAGTCATATTTTGATCTCGGCAAAAAAAGATGCGAGTGATGTTGAATTGAAGGCGGCAAAAACTAAGGCAGAAGGCTTGTTGGCGCAGTTGCGTAAAAATCCTGAATTGTTCGCGAAATTGGCGAAAGAAAATTCGCAGGATTCTGGCTCTGCTGAGCGTGGCGGCGATGTGGATTTTTTTGCCAAGGGTGCAATGGTTAAGCCGTTTGAAGATGCTACTTATCAATTGAAGCAGGGTGAAATCAGCGAATTGGTTCAATCTGATTATGGTTTTCATATTATTCAGTTGACTGCAATTAAACCTGCCGCGATTAAGTCACTTGATGAGGTGAAGAGTCAAATTGCCGCTGACATCAAGAAGCAGAAAGCCGCCAAGTTATACGCGGAGTCGGCTGAGATTTTTACTAATACCGTTTATGAGCAAAGTGATAGCTTGAAGGCGGTTGCCGATAAGTTGAAGCTGAAGATTGAGACGGTCGCATCACTGAGTCGTCAGCCTAATGCAGCGATTCCGGCATCGGTGCCGGTGAATAATCCGAAATTTCTGAAGGCGATTTTTTCCGAAGATTCTTTGAAGAAAAAACATAACACTGAAGCGATTGAAGTTGCGCCTAGAACCATGGTTGCCGGTCGCGTGGTGGAATATAAGGCTGCAAGCAAGCGTCCATTGGATGAGGTGAAGGCCCAGATCGAAGTGAAAGTGATTCAGATAGAGGCAGCTGCGTTGGCTAAAAAGGCTGGAGAGCTTAAGTTGGCTTCTTTGAAGGCTGCCGATAGTGCAGCTGGGTTTTCTGAGTCAAAGATTGTTTCTCGCTTAAAGGAATCAGATATTGCCGGAGATGCTTTTGCATCCATCATGAAGGTAGATGTGCAGAAGTTGCCAGCTTTCGTTGGTGTGGATGTTCCTGGGACTGGATATGCCCTGTACCGAATAGTCAAGGTGAGTGCAGGGGTTCCGGATCCGGCAAGACGCAGTTCTGAATTGCAGCAAATTGCCAATGCCACCGCGCAACAAGACATTTATTCTTATGTCGAAGCTTTGAAGCAAAAAGCCAAGGTGACGATGAGTAAGGTGGCGTTGGTAGCGCCTAACTCAAGCGCGGAACAGTAATTGGTTTTGATGTAAATCGTTTTAACGAAAAAGACACCAAAACGGTGTCTTTTTTTTGGGTATGGCAAATAAATAGTAGTAAATTTTTAATCTGGTGGTAAAGGCGCTAATTACTAGGGGTATGCTGGTAATATTTGATTTGAATCAATATAGCGTTAACGTACGATTGCTATTCTATAACTTAATTTTTATCAACTGAGTGAGATCATGACTTTAACCAAAGAAAGTACCTACAACTATCGTGTTGTACGCCAATTTTCTGTCATGGCAGTAGTTTGGGGTGTGGTCGGCATGCTGGTAGGCGTGCTGATTGCTTCTCAACTTGCCTGGCCGGAGTTTCTGGGCGGAATTCCCTGGCTGAGCTATGGCCGTTTGCGTCCATTGCATACTAATGCCGTTATTTTTGCCTTTGGTGGTTGTGCTTTGATGGCCACTTCTTATTACGTGGTGCAACGTACTTCAAATGTGCGCCTTTTTGCTGGTTGGTTGGCTGAGTTTACTTTCTGGGGTTGGCAATTGGTTATTCTTGCCGCTGCGATTTCACTGCCGCTTGGTTATACGCAAGGTAAGGAATATGCTGAACTGGAATGGCCTATTGATATCCTGATTGCCTTGGTATGGGTTGCTTATGCCGTGGTATTTTTTGGTACTCTGGCAAAACGCAAAGTTGAGCATATTTATGTCGCAAACTGGTTTTATGGTGCGTTCATTATTGCGGTTGCGGTTCTGCATATCGTCAATAGTGCAGCCATTCCGGTTTCCATGTTCAAATCTTACTCTGCCTATGCTGGTGTGCAAGATGCGATGGTGCAATGGTGGTACGGTCATAATGCGGTTGGGTTTTTCTTGACGGCAGGCTTTTTGGGTATGATGTATTACTATATTCCTAAGCAAATCGATCGTCCTGTGTATTCATATCGTTTGTCCATCGTCCACTTTTGGGCGCTGATTTTTACTTACATGTGGGCGGGTCCGCATCATTTGCATTACACCGCTTTGCCTGATTGGGCGCAATCTATCGGTATGGTGTTTTCCCTGATTTTGCTTGCACCTTCCTGGGGCGGTATGGTCAACGGTATTATGACTTTGTCCGGTGCCTGGAGTAAGTTGCGTTCAGATCCTATCTTGCGCTTCCTGATCGTCTCCTTGTCTTTCTATGGTATGTCGACATTTGAAGGTCCGATGATGGCGATTAAGACCGTTAATGCCTTGTCACACTATACAGATTGGACTGTCGGTCACGTTCATTCCGGTGCTTTGGGTTGGGTTGGATTTATCACTATGGGTAGTTTGTACTACATGATTCCTCGTTTGTTCGGGCAGACAGAAATGTATAGCAAGCGTTTGATCGAGATTCATTTCTGGATCGCTACTATTGGCGTTGTCTTGTATATCGCCTCTATGTGGATCGCTGGTGTTATGCAGGGCTTGATGTGGCGTGCCGTGAATGAAGATGGTACTTTGACTTATACTTTTATTGAAAGCGTCAAAGCGACTTTCCCATATTATGTCATTCGTGTAACTGGTGGTGCGATGTATCTGACTGGCATGGTGATCATGGCCTATAACGTTGCAAAAACAATGATGGCTGCAAAACCCGTCAATAATGCTATTCCAGCCTTGTCTCATGCTGCGCATGCTTAAATCAGAGAGATCAATAGGAGAATACTGATGCGAAATTTTACTCATGATTTAATTGAACGCAATGTGGGCTTGCTGCTTGTGCTGGTGATCTTGACGATCAGCGTGGGCGGTTTGGTCGAGATTGTTCCTTTGTTTTTTCAAAAATCAACAACTGAAGCTGTTGCCGGTATGAAGCCGTATTCGGCATTGCAACTGACAGGCAGAGATATTTATCTGCGTGAGGGTTGCTATGGTTGTCACTCGCAAATGATCCGCCCGTTCCGGGCTGAGACTGAGCGTTATGGTCATTACTCGGTTGCCGGTGAGTCTGTATATGATCATCCGTTCCAATGGGGTAGTAAGCGTACCGGTCCGGATCTGGCTCGGGTCGGTGGTCGTTATAGTGATACATGGCACAAGGATCATTTGAATGATCCGCGTTCAGTGGTTCCTGAATCGAATATGCCGTCTTATTCTTGGTTAGCAAAAGCGAAATTGGATCCAGCTGCCGTTGCACCGAAATTGAGTGCGATGAAAACCCTGGGTGTTCCTTACACGGATCAGCAAATTGCGGATGCTCCGGCAGAGTTGGCTGATAAGACTGAACTGGATGCCTTGGTCGCTTACTTGCAAGTTTTGGGTACGGCAATCAAGAACAAGAACTAAAGTGCCGTCAGGTGCTTTTTAGGGAGTAAATATGAATTTCACAATACTAAGTAGCATAGTGACAGTGGTTAGTATGGTGGTTTTTATTGGCATTATTTATTGGGCGTTCAGCTCCAAAAATAAGGCGCGCTTTGAGGAAATCGGGCGCATGCCAATTGATAACGATAATGGGAAATAGTCATGGCAGATTTTTTTAGTGGATGGTGGAGTATCGCGATCATAGTCGTGGTACTCCTCAGTATTGCGGCATGTGGCCTGTTACTTTGGTCTCAGTCCAAGGTGAAAGTACAGTTAGGAAGTGACGGTAAGCCACTTCCTGCCGAAACTACCGGGCATGTCTGGGATGGCGACTTGATGGAGCAAAATAATCCTTTGCCGCGCTGGTGGATGTGGTTGTTTTATATGACGATAGTATTCGCAGTTGGCTATCTGATTGTTTATCCAGGCTTGGGTAGTGTTCAGGGAAGTTTTGGGTGGAGCCAGGTCGGCGCTTATGAAAAGGAAGTTAAGGAAGGCGAAGAGCAGTACGGTCCTATCTTTAATAAATTTTTAAATATGGAGATCGCGGCAGTAGCCAAAGATCCTCAAGCCCGGGAAATCGGACAGCGTTTGTTCTTGAATACTTGTGCGCAATGCCATGGCTCTGATGCCCAAGGCGGCAAAGGTTACCCTAATCTTGCCGATAATGACTGGTTGTATGGTGGTGATCCTCAGACGATCAAGACGAGCATTCTGGAAGGTCGTCACGGACAAATGCCACCTATGGCTGCGGCAGTAGGTACTGATGATGATGTTCGCAATGTCGCTAACTATGTATTGAGCTTATCTAACTCAGCCCATGATCCTATCAAGGCTTCATTAGGTAAATCAAAGTTTGCAGCATGCGCAGCCTGTCATGGTGCGGATGGCAAGGGCACTCAGGCGATGGGTGCGCCAAACCTGACAGATAAGATCTGGTTGTATGGCGGCGGCATTGATAACGTGATGGAGACCATCAATAAAGGTCGCAATAACCAAATGCCATCTCATAAGGCTTTGTTGGGCGATGCCAAAGTGCATTTACTGGCAGCTTATGTATGGGGTTTGTCGAATGATGCGGCTAATGTTACCGAAGCCGAAGCGGGTGCTATCAAGCAAATCGCTAACAGTGCTGCAAGTGTCGAAGCATCAAAATAAGTAGTATTTTTACAGAAATTGGTTTGTTAGTAATATGAAAATTATACCGATAGTCCCAGTGCCGATCAAAGAAGTCGAAATGGCATTGTTTGAAGAGCGAAAGAAAATCTATCCTCGATCCCAAAAAGGCTGGTTTTCTTCCTGGCGCTGGGCATTGGTATTTTTTACCCAAGTTTTGTTTTATGGTACCGCTTGGCTGACCTGGAACGACAGACAAGCAGTACTGTTTGATTTAGTTACCCGCAAGTTTTATATATTTGGCTTGGTATTGTGGCCGCAAGATTTTATTTATCTTGCCGTGTTACTCGTTATTTCCGCCTTGTCGCTATTTTTGTTTACGGCAATTGCGGGGCGTTTATTTTGCGGATATGCGTGTCCGCAAACGGTGTACACCGAAATCTTCATGTGGATAGAAAAAAAGATAGAGGGTGATAGAAACGCCCGTATTAAACTTGATGCCGCGCCTATGTCCGCGCGCAAATTCTCCCTGAAGTCTGCCAAGCATTTTGTCTGGTTGGTGTTGGCGCTCTGGACCGGTTTTACCTTCGTTGGTTACTTCACGCCTATTCATCAGTTGACGGAAGCGGTGCTTGCTTTCTCCTTGGGCCCTTGGGAAACCTTTTGGTTGTTGTTTTACGGCTTTGCGACGTATGGTAATGCGGGCTTTATGCGTGAGCAGGTTTGTAAGTATATGTGTCCTTACGCGCGCTTTCAGAGCGCGATGTTCGATAAGGATACTCTGATCGTGACCTACGACACTGAGCGCGGTGAGCCGCGTGGTTCGCGAAATAAAAAAGTGGATTATAAGGCCGAAGGCAAGGGCTCATGTGTCGATTGTGGCATTTGCGTTCAGGTTTGTCCGACCGGCATCGATATTCGCAATGGCTTGCAATATGAATGTATTGCTTGCGGCTTATGTATCGACGGTTGCGATCAGGTTATGGATAAAATGGGCTACGAACGTGGCTTGATCCGTTATACGACCGAACATGCGCTTACCCGTAAGCTCGACAGCAAGGCAATGTGGCGTCGCGTGTTCCGTTTGCGCACTTTGGTCTACGGAGCGGCTCTGGGCTTGATTATTCTGGCTGCTGCATTATCACTCGCCTATCATGTTCCGCTAAAGGTAGATGTTCTACGTGACCGTGGTATGCCGAAAGTCACCGATACCGGTGGGATAGAAAACGTCTACCGGCTGCAGATCATGAATACTCAGGAAACTGTACGCAGTTACAAAATTTCGGTAAAGGGTATAAATGGCGCTGAAATTGTTAATGCAACGGAAGTGAATGTAGGATCAGCCTCAGCGATCGCTTTTCCGGTTCGTGTGCGGATACCGGCAGGTGCGGCAGAAGTCGGTTCTACTCGCATACGCTTCACCATTATTGATGTAAATGCGCCTAAGGTTGCCGTGACTGAAAAAGCGGTATTCTTGGTGCCGAAATAGGAATAAACATGGATGCAATTCTGCTGCAGCAAAAAAGTAAAAAAGATATCTGGTATAAGGAGCCTTGGTTGTTATTGGTAGTGGGTGGCCCTTTGCTGGTGGTGTGTGCTAGTATCGCTACAGGGGTGCTGGCTTGGCGCGGTTCGGATAAAGTGGTTGCTGAGGATTATTATAAGCAAGGCTTAATGATCAATAAAGATATTCAGCGCGACGCTAAAGCGCGCGAATTGGGTTTGACCGGAACGATTACCTTAAACCTTGCCGCTGGTAAGTTAAAGATGGATCTAAGTGGAAGCAAAGACTTGCCGGAAATCGTACAACTGAGCTTGGCTAGTTCTGGTAAATCGAGTGCAGTGACCGAGGTGATACGGCGATTGCCTATGAAGCAAGTGGCGACCGGGAAATACGAAGGAGATTTGAAAGAGTCATCAAATCTGGCTCTTAATTCAGTAAAATTGTTGCACGTCAAAGTAGAAACTACCGAATGGCGCTTAACCGCCGATTGGTTTGACCCAGAACAAAGGTTGGTGCATCTTACTGCTGCAAAATAGACGCACTTCTCTGGTAGGCAAAACAAGCACTAGAAGGGGGACAGAATTTGAACCACAGCGATTCTACTTATACCAAGCCATATCTTCGGTCGATTTTAATGATAGTTTTGTGGCCTGCGTTTTTAATGGCATGTATAGCAACCGGTCTGTTTTTTAGCTTGGTTGACCCTATGGAATTGATCGTTCTTGATGAGCGACTCAAGGTTCATGAGTTGGGTGCTTACACCATAGGTTTTTTTGCGTTTTGGATTCTGGGAACCCTGTCTAGTGGATTGACTGCATTACTTGTACAAAAATCTCGATAGACGAAAAATGAATAGCGATAAAACCCTAGTACGACCAGCCATAGAAATTTCAGAAGAATTAATTCGTCGTTTCGACTCATTGGGTCCCCGGTACACGTCTTATCCTACGGCTGATAGATTTACTACTGAATTTGATGCTAATTCAGCGATCCAATACTTAGAGCAGCGTAGTGCGGCGACAGAAAAACCGCCATTGTCCTTGTATATTCATATCCCGTTCTGCGCTTCGCTTTGCTATTACTGTGCCTGCAATAAAGTGATCACCAAGGATCATGGCCGCTCTGCAAAATATCTGGAGTATCTCGAAAAAGAACTGAAACTGGTACTCATGCATTTGCCGAAGCGCGAGGTTTTATCTCAGTTGCATTTGGGGGGCGGTACACCGACGTTTTTGAGCCACCCTGAAATGCGCCAGCTCATGGATATGCTGTGTGCCCATTTTGATTTCTCAGATGACGCTGAAATTTCGATAGAGATTGATCCGCGTACAGTTACCACCGAAACTTTGCAACTGCTGGCAGAGTTGGGTTTTAATCGTACCAGTCTTGGTGTGCAGGATTTTGATGCTGATGTGCAGAAAGCCGTACATAGAATACAGCCGTATGAGATGGTTGAGCGTACCATCGTCGATAGCCGTGCTGCCGGCTTTGATTCAATTAATTTTGATCTTATCTACGGTTTGCCCAAGCAAAATCTGGAAAGTTTTTCCAAGACACTCGATCAGGTGATTGCCCTGTCACCCGAGCGTATCGCTTTGTACAACTATGCCCATCTGCCAACGCGTTTTAAGCCGCAACGTCGGATTTTAGAGAGCGACCTGCCATCTGCGGAAGAACGCTTGCAAATTTTCATGATGTCCTTACGCCGTTTGCTGGCCGAAGGTTATGTGTATATTGGCCTTGATCATTTTGCCAAACCTCAAGACAGCCTGGCCAAAGCCAGTGTCGATGGTAGTTTGCATAGAAATTTCCAGGGTTATACCACGCGTGCAGATTGTGATCTGATTGCTTTAGGCTTATCTGCCATCGGAAAAATCGGTAGTTCATACGTGCAAAATTTGCGCACGCTAGACGAGTACTATCAGGTTCTTGATCAAGGTAAATTACCTGTGGAAAAAGGCATACACCTAAGTCAGGATGACCTGTTGCGCCGGGAGTTGATTATGGATCTGATGTGCAGTAGCGCTATCGATTTCCAGAAAGTCGGGCAACAATATAATATTGATTTCAATGATTATTTTTCTGGCGAATTAAGTCAGATTAAGAATTATGCCGATGAAGGCTTGATTAACTTAAATGATCAAGGTGTCAGTATTACACCGAAGGGACGTTTTTGTTCGTGCGTGCGGTCGCGATGGCGTTTGACCAATATTTGTCGCGTCAAAGTACGGCCAAATATTCTCGTCTGATTTAACTCTCAGGGCATGATCACTTTACCGCTGGCTCTTGCCGCTTTGAGCGCCGGCGCAATTGGTGGTGTCCATTGTGTTGGCATGTGTGGAGGGATCTCCACTCTATTGTCAAAAAATGGCATCGCGGGACGTAAGGTCATCGCGATCGCCAGTGCCGGTGAGAGCGTTTTCTCTGCCAATTCAACGGATAAAAATCTTCGCTATCAGGTCTTGCTGCATAGCGGTCGCTTGTTCACGTATATGCTGATCGGTGCTGTTTTTGGCGGTTTAGGTGGCGCTGGTGTGTTATTTAAACCTTATTTGCCTGTACAGCAGATCTTGTATGTGATCGGCAATCTTGCGCTGGTTCTGCTTGGCTTACGCTTACTGGGCTTGCAATCGGCAGTGTCGTTTATGAATGGCCTTGGTGATTTGGTGCAGCGTTTTGCACATGCTATTTTGCCGGGTATCCGCCAAAGCTCACCTTATCCATTTTTGATAGGGATGAGTTGGGGCTGTCTTCCTTGTGGCCTGTTATTTGGCATTGCGCCGTTTGCTTTCCTGTCCGGTGATGTATTGTCCGGTGCGCTGTTGATGCTGTTGTTTGGCTTGGCGGCATTGCCGCATTTGTTGCTGGCGCAAAGCCTGGCTAAATCGGTGTGGCAAGGGCGATTCGCAACTATGCTTAGAATGGCCGCTGCCGCTATCCTGCTACTGATAGGTATGTTTGGCTTATGGTATTTTGATATGAAGAATATGCCGGGATTCTTGTGCGTGACCCCGGTCAATTAGCTGATGTCGCTGCTGATATTTTGATCTTACCGGCAAGTGCTTTGATGTTAGCTACGCAGTCTGAAATCAGATAGGCTGGAAACCCAATGTTCATGCGCTTTGCCGCGGGCATAACCGGCAAGCGACATGGCTAGTACGTTTTGGCTGGGGTATTGGTGGTCTAAAGTTCCAAGTCGCAAGCACAACTAAGCCCAACTAAGCCTTGATGTCGATCAGCGTGCCTAATACCGCATCCATAGTCTTGATTATCTTTGCGGAAAAATCAAACCCCAGTTGGTCCTGCATGGAGTTAACTAGTTCGTCTGTAAGATCGGTACCACTTTCCTTTGATGTGGTACTTCCTTGCTGACTAATCGTCACCAGCACACCGCCGGTATTGGCTTCCTGAAATGTTGCCTGTTGCGGTGAAAATCCTGCTGTGCCAGCGTTGGCGATGTTGTGTGCGCTACTGTCGAGCGCACCTTGGTAGGCTTTTAATCCGGACAGACCAGTATTGAGAGCAGAGAGTGACATGGCACGAGCCGGGAAAAGAAGATGGAGCTAGCTTACTCCTAATTAGCTGGTCTTGCTTGCCTGTTATAGTTGCTTCATAACACTAGTCTCTCCCACTAAGGGAATACTGATTTCCAGCCTGGTGCCTTCGCCGGTCACACTGCTTAGATCGAATTGGCCATGCATGGCCTTGACGCGTTCCCGCATGCCCACTAGCCCGAAAGAGCGCGACTTGTGCATGTCTTCCTCTTCTATGCCGCGGCCATTGTCGTTGATGCTAAATTTTAAGGAGCTGTCGTCGCGGTTAAACTCTATCTGTACTTCGCTCGCTTTTGCGTGACGAGCTACATTGGTCAGAGATTCCTGAACGATTCTGAAAATTGCGGTACTGTGGGCATCATCAAGCATGAGTTGCTCTTCATTGGCGACTAGTTCGCAATCGATGCCATGGCGCACTGAAAAATCTTTTTTTAAGGTTTGCAGCGCAAAAAACAAGCCGCCTTCATCCAAGGCCCGCGGTCGCAAATCGGTGGCAATGCGACGTAGAGTAGTGATGGATGTCAGAATTAACTGATCCATGCTGTCTAAGGTTTTTTTGGATTTCTCTGTAACTAGCTTGTCCCTTTGCAGCAGCGATAGATCCATGCGCAGCGCTGCGAGTAATTGGCCCAAGTCATCATGTAATTCACGGGCGATATGTTTGCGCTCTTCTTCCCGTATGCTTTGCAATGCCGTAGATAGCTGACTTAATTGCGTATGATATTGTGCCAATTTTTCTTTGGCGATTTTTCTTTCGGTGATGTCGCGAAAAATGACCGTGTAATAGAGCTGACCATTTTCCATTAAGCTTGAAATCGATGCCTCGATAGGGAATTCTTTGCCGTCAGATCTTAAGCCTGTAACATAGAAATCCTCAAAACTAGTTCCCATTTTTCGTCTGGTTGCACCAGTCTCGCCAAATTTTTTAACATGAGATCCATGCGCGTTCCTATGCCTGCCTGGGATTACCTGATTGAGGGAAGCGCCAGTCAATGCTTCAACCGTATAGCCGAAAAAGGCTGCGGCAGCTGGGTTGACCATAATCATTTGATGATTTTCATCAATCGTAATGATGCCGTCGATCGCTGTTTCAATGATGCCGGCAAGACGTTTTTTGTGGCGTATTAGCTTTTCCGTGGTCGCTTCCAGTTGTTTGCTCGCCTCTGATAAGGTGGCATAGGGGACTTGAATGTTGACGGCCACCATGCTGCGGTAAATCGCTATGGCAGACAGTAGTTGAAAACTATGGCCGACTATAACGAAGATTTCATTGGTATTGACGTAAAGGGAAAAATAGACTTCTGACATCGCCATCATCGAACTTGCCAGAAATAGATGGGCGCGTTTTATCTGCAGATGTTCGCCTGGATGTGAGAGCGGAAATGACCTTACCTGAAGAAATAGCAAAATAGAGGTAACAATATTGAAGGCGATTAATATGATCTCGCAATTGATCTTAAACTGGGTCTGGCCTATGTCTTGGGCATAGCTAAGTGGTAAATATTCAGGTTTAAGGAAAATGATGGCTGAGCTTACTATGGTCAGCGCAAGGCCCAACCCTAACACGGCCCGAGATTTTTTGCGTGATACCGGCGAATCACCGAAATTGATTGCCAGGCCAAACAATGTGGCCGTAACGATGGAGCGGGACACTAGCCAGAAACTCAGTGACTTGTGCATGTCGATGGCATTGAGGAAA
This genomic interval carries:
- a CDS encoding peptidylprolyl isomerase, with translation MFEYIRTHQRIMQLLLLLIIFPSFAFFGIESFTRSSGADAAIATVAGHSISQQEFDAAQREQLDRLRQMYGQQFDSKMLSTPEAKQAILDELISRKAIAVEVVKNHLSVSDQGLQQNILATAGLSKPDGSFDTDRYKSLLAAQGMTPAMYEQRLRQDLALQQLVNAVQGSAFTPKAVAERISAIYEQEREVQKLDFKAADYVSQVKVTDAMLKAYYEKNAQQFEIPELIKAEYVVFNDDALSAQVSVSDSDIQSHYEQNKKSYATEEQRRASHILISAKKDASDVELKAAKTKAEGLLAQLRKNPELFAKLAKENSQDSGSAERGGDVDFFAKGAMVKPFEDATYQLKQGEISELVQSDYGFHIIQLTAIKPAAIKSLDEVKSQIAADIKKQKAAKLYAESAEIFTNTVYEQSDSLKAVADKLKLKIETVASLSRQPNAAIPASVPVNNPKFLKAIFSEDSLKKKHNTEAIEVAPRTMVAGRVVEYKAASKRPLDEVKAQIEVKVIQIEAAALAKKAGELKLASLKAADSAAGFSESKIVSRLKESDIAGDAFASIMKVDVQKLPAFVGVDVPGTGYALYRIVKVSAGVPDPARRSSELQQIANATAQQDIYSYVEALKQKAKVTMSKVALVAPNSSAEQ
- the ccoN gene encoding cytochrome-c oxidase, cbb3-type subunit I; the protein is MTLTKESTYNYRVVRQFSVMAVVWGVVGMLVGVLIASQLAWPEFLGGIPWLSYGRLRPLHTNAVIFAFGGCALMATSYYVVQRTSNVRLFAGWLAEFTFWGWQLVILAAAISLPLGYTQGKEYAELEWPIDILIALVWVAYAVVFFGTLAKRKVEHIYVANWFYGAFIIAVAVLHIVNSAAIPVSMFKSYSAYAGVQDAMVQWWYGHNAVGFFLTAGFLGMMYYYIPKQIDRPVYSYRLSIVHFWALIFTYMWAGPHHLHYTALPDWAQSIGMVFSLILLAPSWGGMVNGIMTLSGAWSKLRSDPILRFLIVSLSFYGMSTFEGPMMAIKTVNALSHYTDWTVGHVHSGALGWVGFITMGSLYYMIPRLFGQTEMYSKRLIEIHFWIATIGVVLYIASMWIAGVMQGLMWRAVNEDGTLTYTFIESVKATFPYYVIRVTGGAMYLTGMVIMAYNVAKTMMAAKPVNNAIPALSHAAHA
- the ccoO gene encoding cytochrome-c oxidase, cbb3-type subunit II; translated protein: MRNFTHDLIERNVGLLLVLVILTISVGGLVEIVPLFFQKSTTEAVAGMKPYSALQLTGRDIYLREGCYGCHSQMIRPFRAETERYGHYSVAGESVYDHPFQWGSKRTGPDLARVGGRYSDTWHKDHLNDPRSVVPESNMPSYSWLAKAKLDPAAVAPKLSAMKTLGVPYTDQQIADAPAELADKTELDALVAYLQVLGTAIKNKN
- a CDS encoding cbb3-type cytochrome c oxidase subunit 3 is translated as MNFTILSSIVTVVSMVVFIGIIYWAFSSKNKARFEEIGRMPIDNDNGK
- the ccoP gene encoding cytochrome-c oxidase, cbb3-type subunit III yields the protein MADFFSGWWSIAIIVVVLLSIAACGLLLWSQSKVKVQLGSDGKPLPAETTGHVWDGDLMEQNNPLPRWWMWLFYMTIVFAVGYLIVYPGLGSVQGSFGWSQVGAYEKEVKEGEEQYGPIFNKFLNMEIAAVAKDPQAREIGQRLFLNTCAQCHGSDAQGGKGYPNLADNDWLYGGDPQTIKTSILEGRHGQMPPMAAAVGTDDDVRNVANYVLSLSNSAHDPIKASLGKSKFAACAACHGADGKGTQAMGAPNLTDKIWLYGGGIDNVMETINKGRNNQMPSHKALLGDAKVHLLAAYVWGLSNDAANVTEAEAGAIKQIANSAASVEASK
- the ccoG gene encoding cytochrome c oxidase accessory protein CcoG, which gives rise to MKIIPIVPVPIKEVEMALFEERKKIYPRSQKGWFSSWRWALVFFTQVLFYGTAWLTWNDRQAVLFDLVTRKFYIFGLVLWPQDFIYLAVLLVISALSLFLFTAIAGRLFCGYACPQTVYTEIFMWIEKKIEGDRNARIKLDAAPMSARKFSLKSAKHFVWLVLALWTGFTFVGYFTPIHQLTEAVLAFSLGPWETFWLLFYGFATYGNAGFMREQVCKYMCPYARFQSAMFDKDTLIVTYDTERGEPRGSRNKKVDYKAEGKGSCVDCGICVQVCPTGIDIRNGLQYECIACGLCIDGCDQVMDKMGYERGLIRYTTEHALTRKLDSKAMWRRVFRLRTLVYGAALGLIILAAALSLAYHVPLKVDVLRDRGMPKVTDTGGIENVYRLQIMNTQETVRSYKISVKGINGAEIVNATEVNVGSASAIAFPVRVRIPAGAAEVGSTRIRFTIIDVNAPKVAVTEKAVFLVPK
- a CDS encoding sulfite exporter TauE/SafE family protein → MITLPLALAALSAGAIGGVHCVGMCGGISTLLSKNGIAGRKVIAIASAGESVFSANSTDKNLRYQVLLHSGRLFTYMLIGAVFGGLGGAGVLFKPYLPVQQILYVIGNLALVLLGLRLLGLQSAVSFMNGLGDLVQRFAHAILPGIRQSSPYPFLIGMSWGCLPCGLLFGIAPFAFLSGDVLSGALLMLLFGLAALPHLLLAQSLAKSVWQGRFATMLRMAAAAILLLIGMFGLWYFDMKNMPGFLCVTPVN
- a CDS encoding PAS domain S-box protein, coding for MTISTPKELKRASWISFSLFLLSCLLWSNREQLSSFQVPAALPLHTALETATIVIFSSVFIVCWNAFDEIRKQSSVILAVAFLCTAIFGFFHAISFQGMPGFLNAIDMHKSLSFWLVSRSIVTATLFGLAINFGDSPVSRKKSRAVLGLGLALTIVSSAIIFLKPEYLPLSYAQDIGQTQFKINCEIILIAFNIVTSILLFLQVRSFPLSHPGEHLQIKRAHLFLASSMMAMSEVYFSLYVNTNEIFVIVGHSFQLLSAIAIYRSMVAVNIQVPYATLSEASKQLEATTEKLIRHKKRLAGIIETAIDGIITIDENHQMIMVNPAAAAFFGYTVEALTGASLNQVIPGRHRNAHGSHVKKFGETGATRRKMGTSFEDFYVTGLRSDGKEFPIEASISSLMENGQLYYTVIFRDITERKIAKEKLAQYHTQLSQLSTALQSIREEERKHIARELHDDLGQLLAALRMDLSLLQRDKLVTEKSKKTLDSMDQLILTSITTLRRIATDLRPRALDEGGLFFALQTLKKDFSVRHGIDCELVANEEQLMLDDAHSTAIFRIVQESLTNVARHAKASEVQIEFNRDDSSLKFSINDNGRGIEEEDMHKSRSFGLVGMRERVKAMHGQFDLSSVTGEGTRLEISIPLVGETSVMKQL